From Nitrospirota bacterium:
GTTGTATGCGCACCTGATTCCCGAACTTCGTTCGATCGGAACCGTTCTCCTCACCGGAGTCAGCATTGTTTCCGTAATTGTCGCCCTCGCCGCACAGAATACTCTTGGAAACCTGATTGCCGGGGTCTCCCTTCTTCTTTATAGACCGTTTAACGTGGGTGACAGATTGCAGGTTTATACTTTTAATCAAACGGAAACCGGAGAAGTGGAGAGTGTTACCCTTGGTTATACGGTCCTGAAAACCTTTGATAACCGGAGAATTGTGTTCCCGAACAGTTCCATGGCAAGTCAGGTCACGATCAATCTGACGACAAAGGATCCCCGATTGATTACGACGATTCCCTTTGGCATTGGCTACCAATCGGATATCCAAAAAGCCCGGCAGATCCTTCTTGACCTGGCTAAAAGGCATCCACTGGTTCTTGAGGCGGTTGACTGTCCTGTAACGAAATTGGGAGATTACAGTATAACGGTATCCTTGCGAATTTGGTGTGGTAATGGGTTAGATGCGAAAAAGATAGAGTTTGACCTCTATGAACAGGCCAAAACGCTTTTTGACCAGGAAGGCATCGAGATTCCATTTCCATCTCAAAACGTCATTTTAAAAAGAAATAACGAATGAAAAATAACTCAGTGGAGCGTTATCATCGGGCGCGGAACCACCAAATGAAAATGCTATTTTCCGATTAAAGATATTGGGATAAAATTTTCAGATGGGGCAAAGGCTTCGTTCAAATCAAACGTAACCGCGGAGCCGACCATTCCTTCGCCATTGATCACTTTTCCAATGGTTTCTCCGTCTGAATTAACCAAGATTCCCTTTTGAGTTATCGGTTTTTGACTTGTTATTTGAATGAACTGCTGTTCTTTTTTATCGTTTTGTTGAGGTGACAATAAATGAGTTACCGTGACATGGTTAGCAGTCAGGGATGGGTCTGTTGGATCTGATATGTGAAGAAAGCGGTCTCCAACTTGTATTCCCTTTGGCCCGGAAACTTTTACGGAAACTAGATTCTTTTGACTGATTTTTAATATGGCAAGATTTCTTTTTTCATCCGTCTGAACTCCAACGACAGGCAAGGTTGTCCCGTCTTTAAAATTAACCCGCGCTGAATCGGCATTATTTAAATCGCTTAAATTCGTTAATACCAGTCCATTTGCATCAATGACAATTCCTGGAATTGTTTGAATTTTATTGCCTGAT
This genomic window contains:
- a CDS encoding mechanosensitive ion channel family protein, whose protein sequence is MAFIERILKSEFIKPETFPGAIFYGFVFLILAWLGGRAIRFASGQLQKFYRGENDLVDRTTLAFITQLFRIGFYLVMATLYAHLIPELRSIGTVLLTGVSIVSVIVALAAQNTLGNLIAGVSLLLYRPFNVGDRLQVYTFNQTETGEVESVTLGYTVLKTFDNRRIVFPNSSMASQVTINLTTKDPRLITTIPFGIGYQSDIQKARQILLDLAKRHPLVLEAVDCPVTKLGDYSITVSLRIWCGNGLDAKKIEFDLYEQAKTLFDQEGIEIPFPSQNVILKRNNE
- a CDS encoding trypsin-like peptidase domain-containing protein, yielding MKENNTLSFRGRFGPLFYSSIQWKYVLSVGVMMVIVSLTSIYLTITFNAPDGLLSHHNIILTVDAERNIKQASVKIDLLDPSGNKIQTIPGIVIDANGLVLTNLSDLNNADSARVNFKDGTTLPVVGVQTDEKRNLAILKISQKNLVSVKVSGPKGIQVGDRFLHISDPTDPSLTANHVTVTHLLSPQQNDKKEQQFIQITSQKPITQKGILVNSDGETIGKVINGEGMVGSAVTFDLNEAFAPSENFIPISLIGK